One Alicyclobacillus acidoterrestris DNA window includes the following coding sequences:
- a CDS encoding putative polysaccharide biosynthesis protein, whose protein sequence is MQKTGLIRGSSIMVTAIGITKFLGIISIVPINQLLGNIGQGYYSTAYNLYTILMVLATSGLPTALSKLISERAASKNDMEIEQLYRVTLKLVSCFAVFGALLIWFGAPYYARLVAIHASHEQIANMTLSIRALAPAVLVVPLESALRGYLQGFQQVKGPALSQALEQLFRVFVAVFGTYFLIKNGRGIAEGAATATFGAFVGAVAGAFALWLSVMRFRRQHTRHYKPQQSNRAVRRMLYHVAIPVCLGSLVVPISSNVDSLTVVNVLTHFAGETFNQAQAGFGILSRQAQNLVQLPLAFTIAVGFSVMPAISKARASQDKAAIQANIITPMRMMFFVTFPAAAFFLSVAHPIEYILSDSYAGANIIAAISLMCIFSSMELMSTYILQGLGNFYQPVRNMFLGTALKAILNVLLIFLLKSVLGAAIATILGYVLSSTLNVWAVRRHSGVRFSVLRLARPFLLASLPLFIELFFMNRILTDVGTSFPPRELWLWNVMQLLISCLTGALLYLFVSFRMRLLRPDQFCALPVIGPWLSRFTERTVG, encoded by the coding sequence ATGCAAAAAACGGGTTTAATTCGCGGATCATCAATCATGGTCACGGCCATTGGAATCACCAAATTCTTAGGCATTATATCCATCGTGCCAATTAACCAGCTGCTGGGTAATATCGGGCAAGGCTATTACTCAACCGCCTATAATCTCTACACCATTCTCATGGTTCTCGCGACCAGTGGGTTACCAACGGCACTGAGCAAACTCATCTCAGAACGCGCCGCCTCAAAAAATGATATGGAAATCGAGCAACTCTACCGTGTGACATTAAAACTGGTGAGTTGTTTCGCGGTGTTTGGAGCACTTCTTATCTGGTTTGGTGCACCTTACTACGCCCGTCTCGTTGCGATCCACGCGAGCCACGAACAGATTGCAAACATGACGCTATCCATTCGCGCGCTCGCACCGGCAGTTTTAGTCGTTCCCTTGGAAAGCGCCTTGCGAGGCTACTTGCAGGGATTTCAGCAAGTGAAGGGTCCAGCGCTCTCGCAGGCGCTAGAGCAGTTATTTCGCGTATTCGTGGCGGTGTTTGGAACCTATTTTCTCATCAAAAATGGCCGGGGAATCGCTGAAGGGGCTGCCACCGCCACATTCGGGGCCTTTGTTGGCGCGGTTGCAGGTGCTTTTGCTCTCTGGCTGTCGGTGATGCGATTTCGCAGGCAGCACACACGACACTACAAGCCACAACAAAGTAATAGAGCCGTGCGACGAATGTTGTATCACGTGGCCATCCCTGTATGTCTTGGGTCCTTAGTCGTCCCCATTTCGAGCAATGTCGACTCGCTGACCGTCGTCAACGTCCTGACCCATTTTGCAGGTGAAACGTTTAATCAAGCGCAGGCTGGCTTTGGCATTCTGTCGCGGCAAGCTCAAAATCTCGTACAGCTTCCGCTCGCATTCACCATCGCCGTCGGATTCTCTGTGATGCCTGCAATTTCTAAAGCGCGGGCCTCGCAGGATAAGGCTGCGATTCAAGCCAACATCATTACACCGATGCGTATGATGTTCTTTGTTACGTTCCCAGCTGCAGCGTTCTTCTTGAGCGTCGCGCACCCCATTGAATACATATTGTCAGACTCGTATGCGGGCGCCAACATTATTGCCGCTATCTCACTGATGTGCATCTTCTCAAGTATGGAGTTAATGTCGACATATATCCTGCAAGGGCTTGGCAACTTCTATCAACCCGTGCGAAACATGTTTCTAGGTACCGCTTTGAAAGCGATACTCAATGTCCTCCTCATTTTTCTCCTGAAAAGCGTGCTGGGGGCAGCCATCGCGACTATCTTGGGGTATGTGCTATCGTCAACGCTCAACGTCTGGGCTGTTCGGAGACACAGTGGTGTGCGGTTTTCTGTCTTGCGTCTAGCACGCCCGTTTCTGTTGGCGTCTTTGCCCTTGTTTATCGAATTATTTTTCATGAATCGAATCCTGACAGACGTCGGGACATCGTTCCCACCACGCGAACTGTGGTTGTGGAACGTCATGCAATTGCTCATTTCTTGCCTGACCGGCGCGCTGCTCTATTTATTCGTCTCCTTCCGAATGCGATTGCTTCGGCCGGATCAATTTTGCGCACTGCCAGTCATCGGTCCATGGCTGTCACGTTTTACGGAACGGACAGTAGGCTAA
- a CDS encoding IS1380 family transposase — translation MKQYNHTRSQFARKSSTIHTRYDLNAATSFGGASGLIDFVLGTGIDREFWVHGLRKGRNTQFHMDDIALTVIFGSLLGQERIFHFEDIEQDPLLKLKLDVPKLPDTTLLYKDLKRLGSDAGIKAIRSAHRQILRSLLPKGQGIVVDIDSSVETVYGAQQQSAVGYNPHHHGRASFHPLLAFDSLTGCCLYDELRSGDAHTSDGFADFYKAMKDQLPDGVNIRAVRMDKGFTGEKVFQILEQDQRDYVIKLKWTKRLAQLAQAPNLLWHCITESDREHCDVTSIMYQATSWDRPRRVVIVRRLDIDPQECLCADWLWEYEAIATTFDWSGEDVWHFYNFRGNAENHIKEAKYGFAIDRFSSQNFDANKALQGLKLLAYNLLLLYKHVALQPGVRQWTAGRLRRRLFHLPGILVRHARQWSIRLPVYAKHRSLIMLHAAT, via the coding sequence GTGAAACAATATAATCATACACGAAGTCAGTTTGCTCGTAAAAGCTCTACAATTCATACTCGCTACGATTTGAATGCCGCCACCTCCTTTGGCGGTGCAAGTGGTCTCATAGATTTCGTTTTGGGAACGGGTATTGACAGGGAGTTTTGGGTACATGGATTACGCAAGGGCAGAAACACCCAGTTCCACATGGACGATATTGCTCTGACCGTCATTTTCGGTTCCTTGCTGGGTCAGGAACGGATTTTCCACTTTGAGGACATCGAACAAGATCCCCTGTTGAAGCTGAAGTTGGACGTGCCGAAACTGCCTGATACGACTCTGTTGTATAAGGATCTGAAGCGGCTCGGTTCCGACGCTGGCATCAAAGCGATACGTTCGGCGCATAGACAAATCCTAAGGTCACTTCTCCCCAAAGGACAAGGCATCGTGGTCGATATCGACTCCTCTGTAGAGACTGTTTATGGCGCGCAGCAACAGTCCGCTGTTGGATATAATCCACACCATCACGGACGAGCGAGTTTCCATCCCTTGCTGGCGTTTGATTCACTCACTGGTTGTTGTCTCTATGATGAGTTGCGCTCTGGTGACGCCCATACATCAGATGGATTTGCGGATTTCTACAAGGCGATGAAAGACCAGTTGCCGGATGGCGTCAACATTCGTGCCGTCCGCATGGATAAAGGGTTTACCGGAGAAAAAGTGTTTCAGATATTGGAGCAAGATCAGCGGGATTACGTCATCAAACTGAAGTGGACCAAGCGACTCGCACAGTTGGCGCAAGCGCCAAATCTCCTCTGGCACTGCATCACAGAGAGTGACCGGGAACATTGTGACGTTACTTCCATCATGTATCAGGCAACATCCTGGGACAGGCCTCGGCGGGTCGTGATTGTGCGTCGCTTAGACATTGACCCCCAGGAGTGCCTGTGTGCGGATTGGCTCTGGGAATACGAGGCGATTGCCACAACGTTTGACTGGAGCGGCGAGGATGTATGGCACTTCTATAACTTTCGTGGTAACGCTGAGAATCACATCAAGGAAGCCAAATATGGATTTGCCATTGACCGATTCTCCAGCCAGAATTTCGATGCCAACAAAGCGCTGCAAGGTCTAAAGCTACTTGCGTATAATCTACTCCTGCTGTACAAGCACGTCGCGCTTCAACCAGGGGTGCGACAGTGGACCGCCGGACGGCTCAGACGAAGACTATTCCATCTACCTGGGATTCTAGTGCGTCATGCACGCCAGTGGAGCATTCGTCTTCCCGTGTATGCAAAGCATCGGTCGTTGATCATGCTTCATGCCGCCACGTAG
- a CDS encoding VanZ family protein, with protein MTITPFAIVATVLYLILAIELGVKKKVSIRRQVLSLLFFAYLLVVVDITLFPIPYAHHGGNLQENNLIPFKTIMGILKLGSLSNALSNIGGNVFLFAPFGFLMPLLFRKQNSYTRVLLFGFLGTLCVESSQFIISAILGFTYRSFDVDDLICNTVGALFGYAILRGYNFLLRQKGIWVKLSPILAVVVLGGIFGYEYTSHSTPERAQESMDSNVLPLVTVPFSKGVVLITQTDPKSTKEAGYEAWYFEKTSLFGWRLKATSIDALNHSVNSLIANEQTFIWGITGNSNAKEVVYRTKGEFYKSSVNTQGFWNIALPFPQNISSSGSLSLVLHDGRTVTLPFQTSKQ; from the coding sequence TTGACCATTACACCGTTTGCTATCGTCGCGACCGTGTTGTATCTGATATTAGCTATAGAACTCGGGGTTAAGAAGAAAGTTTCAATCCGGCGGCAGGTACTGTCATTACTGTTTTTTGCATATCTACTTGTTGTGGTTGATATCACCTTATTCCCAATCCCATATGCACACCATGGTGGGAATCTGCAAGAAAACAACCTGATTCCATTCAAAACGATCATGGGAATTCTCAAATTGGGTTCACTTTCAAACGCTCTCTCAAACATTGGTGGAAACGTGTTCTTGTTTGCACCATTTGGATTCCTGATGCCTTTACTGTTCAGAAAACAAAATAGTTATACAAGAGTTCTCCTGTTCGGTTTTCTGGGCACACTTTGTGTGGAATCCAGCCAGTTCATAATTTCCGCGATTCTTGGTTTCACCTATCGAAGTTTTGATGTCGATGATTTGATTTGCAATACAGTCGGTGCATTGTTCGGTTACGCGATTTTACGCGGCTATAATTTCTTATTAAGGCAAAAAGGAATATGGGTGAAACTCAGTCCAATCCTGGCTGTAGTTGTTCTGGGAGGAATTTTTGGATATGAATATACATCTCACTCAACTCCAGAACGTGCACAAGAAAGCATGGATTCCAATGTGTTGCCACTTGTCACCGTTCCATTTTCCAAAGGCGTTGTATTGATTACCCAAACGGACCCGAAATCCACAAAAGAAGCGGGATATGAGGCTTGGTATTTCGAGAAAACAAGTTTATTTGGCTGGCGATTGAAAGCAACATCCATCGATGCACTCAATCATTCCGTTAATTCGCTCATAGCAAATGAGCAAACTTTCATTTGGGGCATCACAGGGAATTCTAATGCTAAAGAGGTTGTATACCGTACAAAGGGCGAATTTTATAAATCAAGTGTGAATACCCAAGGGTTTTGGAATATAGCTCTCCCATTTCCCCAAAATATATCTTCCAGTGGAAGTTTGTCTCTAGTTCTTCATGACGGAAGGACTGTTACACTTCCTTTTCAAACTAGTAAACAATAA
- a CDS encoding permease prefix domain 1-containing protein, giving the protein MNSIDGYLREVVKGTYLRKRERETWVKEMQSHLEDSVQNYQVIGLPNEQAYQKAITSFGTPRELRQQIVRETFMISPRWFIMATILCIFSLGVALFTNMRFDDVVVSTGNPDGWKMIPNHVVVTWLHHYFPLNPARWATLGIMCFMMIFTRKQTDRLAVLVSWIPCCVSLLPSSISLPFIKESQRVIFSAFLITQPVNIASIYEFVMLIMFGTLLYLWAHNLVVSLTPWLISMTLTTYVFVWRTVQSTLWQWTHNPIFWGQAPVDWRDAWFTLLSLLIHFIEVVSFFYICQRIDAKFIRRVKVVV; this is encoded by the coding sequence ATGAACAGTATCGACGGGTATCTTCGTGAAGTCGTCAAGGGGACATACCTACGCAAACGCGAACGAGAAACCTGGGTCAAGGAAATGCAAAGCCATCTAGAGGATTCCGTGCAAAATTATCAAGTCATTGGATTACCAAATGAACAAGCATATCAAAAGGCCATTACATCATTCGGAACGCCAAGGGAACTTCGCCAGCAGATTGTTCGGGAGACATTCATGATATCACCTCGATGGTTCATAATGGCTACAATTCTTTGTATTTTTTCGTTAGGAGTTGCTTTGTTCACAAATATGCGCTTTGACGATGTCGTTGTAAGTACAGGTAATCCTGATGGTTGGAAGATGATACCGAACCATGTGGTGGTGACTTGGCTGCATCATTATTTTCCGTTGAACCCCGCTCGATGGGCAACGCTTGGAATTATGTGTTTCATGATGATTTTTACCCGCAAACAAACGGATCGATTGGCTGTTTTAGTGAGTTGGATACCATGCTGTGTATCCCTATTACCTAGTAGTATTTCACTACCTTTCATAAAAGAGAGCCAGCGTGTGATATTCTCAGCATTCCTCATCACTCAGCCGGTAAACATTGCATCAATTTACGAATTTGTGATGCTGATTATGTTTGGAACTTTGCTTTATTTATGGGCACACAACCTTGTCGTTAGTCTAACACCTTGGTTGATATCAATGACCTTGACTACATATGTATTTGTTTGGCGTACCGTTCAATCAACATTGTGGCAATGGACCCACAATCCGATTTTCTGGGGACAAGCGCCAGTCGATTGGAGGGACGCATGGTTCACGTTGTTGTCATTACTGATTCATTTCATTGAGGTTGTTTCGTTTTTCTATATTTGTCAACGGATTGATGCGAAGTTTATAAGACGGGTCAAAGTGGTTGTTTGA
- a CDS encoding PadR family transcriptional regulator — translation MRNERLRGYLDVILLSILSEGDSYGYDIVQQVNEQTHGALLLKEGSLYPALKRLEANRFIGGYWGTDKDTGPRRRYYSITERGKTHLKELKREWYAEQRMLSTFFGKVNFE, via the coding sequence ATGCGAAACGAACGTTTAAGAGGGTACTTAGATGTCATTTTGTTATCGATTCTTTCTGAAGGTGACTCGTATGGATATGACATCGTGCAGCAAGTCAATGAACAAACGCACGGTGCTTTACTACTAAAAGAGGGTTCGCTTTATCCCGCATTAAAGCGGCTGGAAGCTAACCGCTTTATAGGGGGCTATTGGGGGACGGACAAAGATACAGGTCCACGTCGACGTTACTATTCAATTACGGAACGTGGAAAGACCCATCTCAAAGAACTTAAGCGGGAGTGGTACGCCGAACAACGTATGTTATCCACGTTCTTTGGGAAGGTGAATTTTGAATGA
- the dps gene encoding DNA starvation/stationary phase protection protein Dps — protein MTKLRKTRIHMSDEVRQHMVELLNRHVTDLTDLFIQTKLAHWNVRGSHFIAYHELFDELAGHLTELTDTVAERVTALGGVAGVPVQDIATQTSLPVWPLQTSQDLSVLQALAERWAVVANSAREAIFKSAEEDPDTSDLFTEVSRQLDKDLWFLEAHLSD, from the coding sequence GTGACCAAGCTGAGGAAGACGCGCATTCACATGTCGGACGAAGTTCGACAACATATGGTGGAATTATTGAACCGACACGTGACGGACTTGACGGATTTATTCATCCAAACCAAGCTTGCACACTGGAATGTGCGCGGTTCGCACTTCATTGCATACCATGAGCTATTTGACGAATTAGCTGGCCACTTGACTGAACTGACGGATACTGTGGCTGAACGGGTGACCGCATTGGGCGGCGTTGCCGGGGTACCTGTGCAAGATATCGCCACACAAACCTCGCTTCCTGTTTGGCCCCTTCAAACCAGTCAGGATTTGTCTGTGTTGCAGGCACTTGCAGAGCGCTGGGCCGTTGTGGCGAATAGCGCGCGTGAAGCCATTTTCAAGTCGGCTGAGGAAGATCCCGATACATCCGATTTGTTTACGGAAGTCTCGCGCCAACTGGATAAAGACCTATGGTTCTTGGAAGCCCATTTGTCCGATTGA
- a CDS encoding TetR/AcrR family transcriptional regulator, producing MNHARQRHTRTERRDAAENRQRILDAALKLFEQHGVEQVSMNQIAIEAGIGPGTLYRRYGNKSELCMDLIKDNIVLLFEDIEAYLEEHQDEPPSQRLKGILTIFIAFREKKLQLLAGVEEVSPANKSQSRTPSPVYDELHEIISKLFREMTVNELTEPDNVFRTDILLMALKKDFYVFQRDVRGYSPESFLEQLCLTFFPQTQKDKP from the coding sequence ATGAATCACGCGAGACAACGGCATACACGCACAGAACGACGGGATGCAGCAGAAAATCGCCAACGCATACTAGATGCTGCACTAAAGCTGTTTGAACAGCATGGGGTAGAGCAAGTCAGTATGAATCAAATCGCCATCGAAGCAGGCATCGGCCCCGGAACGCTGTATCGCCGCTACGGCAACAAAAGCGAATTGTGCATGGATTTAATCAAAGACAACATCGTTCTCCTGTTCGAGGATATTGAGGCTTATCTCGAGGAGCATCAAGATGAACCACCGAGCCAGCGCTTAAAAGGTATTCTGACCATCTTTATCGCCTTTCGTGAGAAAAAACTGCAGTTGCTGGCAGGTGTAGAGGAAGTCTCACCGGCGAACAAATCACAATCTAGGACGCCAAGCCCTGTATATGATGAGCTCCATGAAATTATCTCCAAATTGTTCCGCGAAATGACGGTAAACGAGCTGACAGAGCCAGACAACGTATTTCGGACGGATATCTTGTTGATGGCACTCAAAAAGGATTTCTATGTGTTTCAGAGAGATGTACGCGGTTATTCACCCGAGTCGTTTCTGGAACAACTCTGCCTGACATTTTTCCCACAGACACAGAAAGATAAGCCATAA
- a CDS encoding cysteine hydrolase family protein has translation MNHPALLVMDMQNGIVSRFQENQTMMNAVQKSVEVARQKGIPVIFVRVAFSEGYPEVSPKNKAFSQVQQMGGMTVSEYATQIHESVQPRTGEPIVTKYRVSAFAGSNLEVILRAKQIDTLILTGIATSGVVLSTLREAADKDFAITVLEDACADPDSEVHRVLMEKVFPRQATVQTVDEWVKTLDSIHAQETN, from the coding sequence ATGAACCATCCAGCACTGCTAGTTATGGACATGCAGAACGGCATTGTTTCTCGCTTTCAAGAGAATCAGACAATGATGAACGCAGTTCAAAAATCTGTAGAGGTTGCTCGGCAAAAGGGCATCCCTGTTATTTTTGTACGCGTCGCCTTTAGTGAAGGGTATCCGGAAGTCAGCCCAAAAAACAAGGCTTTCTCGCAGGTGCAGCAGATGGGTGGTATGACTGTCTCTGAATATGCGACGCAAATTCACGAATCTGTACAACCAAGGACTGGGGAACCCATTGTTACGAAGTACCGCGTAAGCGCATTTGCAGGAAGTAACTTGGAAGTCATTCTTCGCGCGAAACAAATCGATACGTTGATTCTCACCGGCATCGCGACGAGTGGAGTCGTTTTGTCAACGCTTCGTGAAGCGGCAGACAAGGATTTTGCGATCACCGTGCTCGAAGATGCCTGCGCTGATCCGGACTCTGAAGTTCACCGCGTGCTCATGGAAAAGGTGTTTCCTCGCCAGGCAACCGTGCAGACTGTCGACGAGTGGGTGAAGACCCTCGATTCAATTCATGCGCAAGAAACAAACTAA
- a CDS encoding MFS transporter, producing MTILPSGNPFSWRFVAPLYMGSTLNPINSSMIATALVPIAMFLHISAAQTTILVTVLYLASSIAQPTAGKLAEEFGPRRVFLAGILLVLIGGLLGGFGRDMAMLVISRVLIGVGTSTAYPSAMLLIRRRAESVGMSKPPGNVLGALQIAGVVTAAVGLPIGGVLVDAWGWRTTFFVNIPFALIAFVMAALWIPKDAPVQGKITLREVSSRIDVPGIIGFALTITSLMVFLFSLPKPDWLALGLAVLFGVVLTVWELKVARPFIDVRLLATNLALTRTYTRFALLTLCIYTVLYGVTEWIGAARGTSSLGAGLLILPMSVVSALVVGPISKRNLVLAPLIASAVSCIVASVGVLFLTTSTPIIWILLITCIFGITMGTMVSGNQIALYTQVAADQIGTASGLFRTFGYIGSIASSALIGIAFHKKVSDAGMHHVAVVMIAVSALALLMILTDRRLRGVTRREKATS from the coding sequence GTGACCATCTTGCCAAGTGGTAACCCCTTTTCATGGAGATTTGTGGCTCCGTTGTACATGGGATCGACACTGAACCCAATCAATAGCTCCATGATTGCAACCGCGTTAGTGCCGATTGCCATGTTTTTGCATATTTCAGCAGCCCAAACCACCATTTTGGTCACGGTGCTTTATTTGGCGAGCTCCATCGCTCAACCGACGGCTGGGAAACTCGCGGAGGAGTTCGGGCCTCGCCGAGTATTTTTGGCGGGCATCCTGCTCGTGCTCATCGGGGGCTTGTTAGGTGGGTTCGGCAGGGACATGGCCATGTTGGTCATCTCCCGAGTGCTCATCGGCGTGGGTACGTCAACCGCCTATCCGTCTGCCATGCTGCTGATTCGTCGGCGTGCAGAGTCGGTTGGGATGTCTAAGCCACCAGGTAACGTATTAGGTGCACTTCAGATTGCTGGCGTCGTGACAGCCGCAGTAGGGCTCCCCATTGGGGGAGTCCTCGTCGATGCTTGGGGGTGGCGCACGACGTTTTTCGTCAACATTCCATTTGCGCTCATCGCGTTTGTGATGGCCGCATTATGGATTCCAAAGGATGCACCTGTCCAGGGGAAGATAACCCTTCGGGAGGTATCTTCACGGATTGACGTGCCAGGCATCATCGGGTTTGCGCTTACGATTACATCGCTGATGGTATTTTTGTTCTCTTTGCCTAAACCAGACTGGCTGGCGCTTGGTTTGGCCGTCCTGTTCGGCGTGGTATTAACTGTTTGGGAGTTGAAAGTAGCGCGTCCATTCATCGACGTGCGTTTGCTCGCGACGAACTTGGCGCTCACGCGCACTTATACGCGATTTGCCTTATTGACGCTGTGTATCTACACGGTGCTGTACGGCGTGACGGAGTGGATCGGTGCAGCGCGAGGCACATCGTCACTCGGCGCAGGGCTTCTCATTTTGCCAATGAGTGTCGTTTCAGCACTCGTCGTAGGACCAATTTCGAAGCGAAACCTGGTACTTGCTCCGTTGATTGCCTCTGCTGTGTCTTGTATTGTCGCGTCTGTTGGCGTGCTCTTTCTGACCACAAGCACACCAATCATTTGGATTTTGTTGATTACGTGTATCTTTGGGATCACGATGGGGACAATGGTCAGCGGAAACCAGATAGCATTGTACACACAGGTTGCTGCAGACCAAATTGGAACGGCTTCGGGTCTGTTCCGCACGTTCGGGTATATTGGCTCAATCGCTTCTTCGGCGTTAATTGGAATTGCCTTTCATAAGAAGGTATCGGATGCCGGTATGCATCATGTTGCCGTTGTGATGATAGCCGTCAGTGCCTTAGCGCTGTTGATGATATTGACTGACCGTCGACTCCGGGGAGTAACCAGACGAGAAAAAGCCACCTCTTAA
- a CDS encoding potassium/proton antiporter has translation MESFLLLLSVILLAGVWSARVGNRIGFPVLIGFVAIGILLGPGGLGISPKVPLSTAQSVGYIALILILFEGGLHTSAARIRNVWLPALSLATVGVLISAAVMACLAHYLLNLPFFPSALVGVAVSSTDAASVFSILGGQPLRRRLVDVLEVESGTNDPMAFFLTIVLIQWSTHGMGSFWHASFYVIGTFALQMLVGLVVGLITGYLGSLANQRIKLDTGGLYPTLTLAFALLSYAAAVLFHGSGFLSVYVASVVMGNRRLEHRYSIMRFHEGLSWTMHILMFVVLGLQMSPSRLFSIMLPGLGLAVGALFVARPVAVWLSTLRMGFKWREKLFMSWAGFRGAVPIVLVLTAILSPGYTPSTMLDAVFFVVIASTLVQGWTVKPLANRLDLFERSPSEGLLELVAIARENAIVTPIEIPGNSSFIDRKMVEIEFPENTLCYAIIRDNHVIVPRGATRLQAYDHLLVLSDRRHISDLRRLFNRELIGDPEFLP, from the coding sequence ATGGAGTCATTTCTCCTGTTATTATCTGTCATTCTGTTAGCCGGAGTTTGGTCTGCTCGTGTGGGGAACCGGATTGGATTTCCCGTCCTCATTGGGTTCGTAGCCATCGGCATCTTGCTTGGGCCGGGTGGGTTAGGAATCAGCCCCAAAGTACCACTATCTACTGCGCAATCAGTTGGTTACATCGCGTTGATACTCATTTTGTTTGAGGGCGGTTTGCACACTTCTGCGGCGAGGATACGCAACGTATGGCTTCCTGCATTGTCGCTCGCGACAGTCGGCGTGCTCATCAGTGCTGCGGTAATGGCTTGCCTAGCACACTATCTATTGAATCTGCCGTTTTTCCCCTCTGCTTTAGTTGGCGTTGCGGTGAGTTCCACGGATGCCGCTTCGGTGTTTTCCATTCTCGGCGGTCAGCCTTTGCGACGACGGTTAGTCGATGTGTTGGAAGTGGAATCAGGTACGAATGATCCGATGGCCTTCTTTTTGACTATCGTCCTGATTCAGTGGTCGACACATGGGATGGGCTCGTTCTGGCATGCGTCTTTCTATGTTATCGGAACTTTTGCGCTACAGATGCTGGTTGGACTTGTCGTGGGGTTAATCACGGGGTATCTCGGGTCTCTCGCGAATCAGCGCATCAAGCTGGACACCGGTGGATTGTACCCGACATTGACGCTGGCATTTGCCCTTCTGTCCTACGCGGCCGCTGTTTTGTTCCACGGAAGTGGATTTCTCTCGGTATACGTCGCTTCTGTGGTTATGGGAAATCGTCGGCTTGAACACCGCTATAGTATTATGCGATTCCACGAAGGCCTTTCGTGGACAATGCACATACTCATGTTCGTGGTCCTCGGATTGCAGATGTCGCCATCACGGTTGTTTTCCATCATGTTGCCAGGTCTTGGTTTAGCAGTCGGGGCGTTGTTTGTGGCTCGCCCTGTGGCGGTCTGGCTATCTACACTTCGCATGGGTTTCAAGTGGCGAGAAAAACTGTTCATGTCCTGGGCGGGGTTTCGAGGGGCAGTACCGATTGTACTCGTTCTCACCGCGATACTTTCACCAGGTTATACACCTAGCACGATGTTGGACGCGGTATTCTTTGTCGTGATTGCATCGACTTTGGTGCAAGGGTGGACAGTCAAACCGCTGGCGAACAGACTTGACCTGTTTGAGCGATCTCCGTCTGAAGGTCTTTTAGAATTAGTCGCTATCGCGCGGGAGAATGCGATTGTGACACCGATTGAAATTCCAGGCAACTCGAGTTTTATTGACCGGAAGATGGTCGAGATTGAGTTTCCAGAAAATACGTTGTGCTATGCTATCATCCGCGATAATCACGTCATTGTGCCGAGAGGCGCGACGAGACTCCAAGCGTATGATCACCTATTGGTTCTGTCGGATCGTCGGCATATCAGTGACCTTCGACGCCTGTTCAACAGGGAATTGATTGGTGACCCAGAGTTTTTGCCATAG